The Thaumasiovibrio subtropicus genome window below encodes:
- a CDS encoding MerR family transcriptional regulator — protein MDMKTFSERTGLSPHTLRYYEKIGLLKQIQRDQSGRRIYTVKALSWVTFILRLKNTGMPLADIQLYAQMREKGDSTLRERQTLLQAHQHKLIQQIAEQQTHLTALNEKIALYDDLIQSDSNHLTSTEK, from the coding sequence ATGGATATGAAAACCTTCAGCGAGCGTACAGGCCTGTCTCCTCACACGTTACGCTATTACGAGAAAATTGGTCTTCTCAAGCAGATTCAGCGCGACCAAAGTGGTCGACGAATTTACACTGTAAAAGCGCTCTCTTGGGTCACTTTCATCTTGCGCCTCAAAAATACCGGTATGCCACTTGCTGATATCCAGCTCTACGCTCAAATGCGTGAAAAAGGTGATAGTACCTTGCGTGAGCGACAAACTTTACTGCAAGCGCATCAACACAAGCTCATTCAACAAATCGCGGAACAACAGACACATCTCACTGCATTAAATGAGAAGATCGCGCTCTACGATGATCTCATCCAAAGTGACTCAAACCACCTTACCAGCACTGAAAAATAA
- a CDS encoding DUF3626 domain-containing protein encodes MLLTTAQRNAIHYVENYAQSLMQKAQSEVNHILAMSDVSPQALQASLSNIAAHARVCAHFHPDRLTTTADNQTVNVVQSLLQSGRYVSQFESRISNGKLDPSAKGERADWENHLFGDHFTQASLPERPKYGALNIAQHADGPCPRFGSCFFVFAPDVTQRSTFSFGDSHLAPPIRGTINHFLPLLAAMLNESFERETCLGLSDIRPKSIINDVLTTLGKCETEVQNAGNLDHYIEAQIHGDLRLADDVTHLVADSSYRGTPIERDLQTLCERYDIVLQWRQGYQLTLSEVPTDFRGPSMPEIAKQIAEFTQQPTLNAHALGQYVNHRYQAVGTASAMDIAAALQPYKLLWHVLVRYGSMYPLCTIPHGFVFDLQP; translated from the coding sequence ATGCTGTTGACCACCGCCCAGCGAAACGCCATTCACTATGTTGAAAATTATGCCCAGTCATTGATGCAAAAAGCGCAGAGTGAGGTGAATCATATCCTTGCGATGAGCGATGTATCCCCGCAAGCATTGCAAGCCTCGCTCTCCAACATTGCCGCGCATGCGCGGGTATGCGCTCACTTTCACCCAGATCGGCTGACTACCACAGCAGACAACCAGACGGTCAACGTCGTGCAATCACTCCTTCAATCAGGCCGCTATGTCAGCCAGTTTGAATCCCGGATATCCAACGGCAAACTTGACCCCAGCGCCAAAGGCGAGCGCGCTGATTGGGAGAATCACCTTTTCGGAGATCATTTTACCCAGGCTTCACTGCCTGAGCGGCCTAAATACGGCGCATTAAACATCGCCCAACATGCAGATGGTCCTTGCCCTCGGTTTGGGAGCTGTTTCTTCGTTTTTGCCCCCGATGTTACCCAACGCAGTACTTTCAGCTTTGGCGATTCTCATCTTGCGCCACCAATACGGGGCACCATCAACCACTTTTTGCCATTACTCGCCGCGATGCTCAATGAGAGCTTTGAACGTGAGACCTGTCTAGGGCTCAGTGACATCAGGCCAAAATCCATCATCAATGACGTGCTTACAACACTAGGCAAGTGCGAAACCGAAGTTCAAAATGCTGGAAATCTGGATCACTACATCGAAGCACAAATACATGGTGACTTGCGCTTGGCGGATGATGTCACCCACCTCGTTGCCGATAGTAGCTATCGAGGCACCCCGATTGAGCGCGATTTACAGACCTTATGCGAACGCTACGACATCGTTCTGCAGTGGCGACAAGGGTATCAGCTCACCCTGTCGGAGGTGCCAACGGATTTTCGAGGCCCAAGCATGCCCGAGATCGCGAAACAAATCGCTGAATTTACTCAGCAACCGACATTAAACGCGCATGCTCTTGGCCAATACGTCAATCATCGCTATCAAGCTGTGGGCACAGCAAGTGCAATGGATATTGCTGCCGCGCTGCAACCCTACAAACTGCTCTGGCATGTGTTAGTGAGATATGGATCTATGTACCCTCTGTGTACAATTCCTCACGGCTTTGTTTTTGATCTTCAACCTTAA
- a CDS encoding HAD family hydrolase, whose amino-acid sequence MTSSKIKFIATDMDGTLLDNSKVLSPDFHTLFPRLEQAGILFAAASGRQYYSLLETFSAQQNEMVFIAENGTLVMYKGEELYSATIDRDEITQVIETTRAIDDAFIVLCGKKSAYIETQDPTACEEIARYYHRCEYVDDLLSVEDEFIKVAILHFGGTEALVYPSIHAAFGDSHQVVVSAAIWLDVMNARASKGDAIRHLQETMGFTYEETMSFGDYFNDVEMLEASYHAYAMENAHEKVKAYARFIAPSNEDKGVYVVLERLLEQRQ is encoded by the coding sequence ATGACGTCATCTAAAATTAAGTTTATCGCCACCGATATGGACGGCACCTTGCTGGACAACAGCAAAGTCTTATCACCCGACTTTCACACGTTATTTCCTCGTCTTGAACAGGCCGGGATTCTGTTTGCTGCGGCATCTGGCCGCCAATACTACAGCTTACTAGAGACCTTCTCGGCGCAACAAAATGAGATGGTATTCATTGCTGAAAATGGCACCCTCGTGATGTACAAAGGTGAAGAGCTCTACAGCGCCACCATTGACCGCGACGAAATCACCCAAGTCATTGAAACAACCCGCGCCATTGATGATGCGTTTATTGTTTTGTGTGGCAAAAAATCAGCGTATATCGAGACCCAAGACCCGACAGCATGTGAAGAGATTGCGCGCTATTACCATAGATGCGAGTACGTCGATGACTTACTCAGCGTAGAAGACGAGTTCATCAAAGTAGCAATCCTCCATTTCGGCGGAACAGAAGCCTTGGTTTACCCGAGCATCCATGCCGCATTCGGAGACAGTCATCAAGTCGTTGTGAGTGCCGCGATCTGGTTAGATGTCATGAATGCTCGCGCCTCAAAAGGCGATGCCATTCGGCACCTTCAAGAGACCATGGGATTCACCTATGAAGAAACCATGAGCTTTGGCGACTACTTTAACGATGTTGAAATGCTGGAGGCGAGTTACCACGCATACGCAATGGAAAACGCCCATGAGAAAGTCAAAGCGTATGCCCGCTTTATCGCACCCAGCAATGAAGACAAAGGCGTGTATGTCGTTTTAGAGCGGCTTCTCGAACAAAGGCAGTAA
- a CDS encoding sensor histidine kinase, with product MALLSSRIFNSMIFRVSIAMLTVILLAELLAGFIWYKNTALTKRESAHSALTAVTTAAADTYNYFHQLPVNYRHLVLNQLRDVGGTRFFISINNQPLDIPTLDHLSLTAELLTAAELQLQKDVQQMEGMRVSITRRDEVKLFNAGIKLAELPELWTKYSLVLGELDLPIVVIQIQMSEKEWFYLATVLPLSFSALTDEFISQRQVLFLFIVTAMLMLCSYVVLQKEIRPFKSLARSATLMGAQMRVEEIEEEGSVETRAAIHAFNKMNRRIKAYLLDREMLFSAISHDLKTPLACLKLRTEMLDDEQTKARFEKLLGEVEMMLKGALQCIRDTDIHEEPEWVNMHEMFTQCADYYNREKPCVTLRCEPSAGVFGKPLAIKRLVFNLVDNAIKYGDRVEIDVLESDDAVGIILRDGGPGIDNALLEKVFEPYFRAEGSSVEGTGMGLSISRSIARSHGGDIKLSNHPDGGLVVDVVMMSIV from the coding sequence ATGGCATTGCTCTCTTCACGTATTTTCAACTCCATGATCTTCCGGGTGTCAATTGCCATGCTGACGGTGATTTTGTTAGCAGAGCTTTTAGCCGGATTTATATGGTACAAAAATACCGCGTTGACTAAGCGAGAGTCGGCGCACAGTGCGTTAACCGCGGTAACAACAGCGGCTGCGGATACCTACAACTATTTCCATCAATTGCCAGTGAATTACCGTCACTTGGTCTTAAACCAGCTACGGGATGTCGGTGGTACGCGCTTTTTCATTTCAATTAATAATCAACCACTGGATATTCCAACGCTTGATCATCTTTCTTTGACGGCCGAACTGCTCACCGCCGCTGAGTTACAGTTGCAAAAAGACGTACAGCAGATGGAAGGGATGCGAGTCAGTATCACCCGACGTGATGAAGTGAAACTCTTTAATGCGGGGATCAAGCTAGCGGAATTACCTGAGCTTTGGACCAAGTACAGTCTTGTGCTGGGGGAGCTCGACTTGCCGATTGTCGTCATTCAAATCCAGATGTCTGAAAAAGAGTGGTTCTATTTAGCGACGGTGTTACCCCTCTCTTTTAGTGCTCTGACCGATGAGTTTATTAGCCAGCGGCAGGTCTTGTTTTTGTTTATTGTCACCGCCATGTTGATGCTCTGTTCTTACGTCGTGCTGCAAAAAGAGATCCGGCCCTTCAAATCTCTTGCGCGTTCCGCGACGTTAATGGGGGCACAAATGCGTGTCGAAGAGATTGAAGAGGAAGGCAGTGTTGAAACGCGCGCGGCTATCCATGCGTTTAACAAGATGAATCGGCGGATTAAGGCTTATCTTCTCGATCGAGAAATGCTGTTTAGCGCTATATCGCATGATTTGAAAACCCCACTCGCTTGCCTCAAGCTGCGTACTGAAATGTTGGATGATGAGCAAACTAAGGCACGTTTTGAGAAGCTTCTAGGCGAAGTTGAAATGATGCTGAAAGGCGCGTTGCAGTGTATCCGAGATACGGATATTCATGAAGAGCCTGAGTGGGTGAACATGCACGAAATGTTTACCCAGTGTGCTGATTATTATAACCGTGAAAAGCCATGTGTGACGTTGCGCTGTGAGCCATCGGCTGGAGTATTTGGTAAACCATTGGCGATTAAACGGCTGGTGTTTAACTTGGTCGATAATGCGATTAAATATGGCGATCGTGTGGAAATTGATGTGCTGGAAAGCGACGACGCGGTTGGCATCATCCTACGTGATGGTGGGCCGGGCATCGACAATGCACTGCTAGAGAAGGTGTTTGAACCTTACTTTCGCGCAGAAGGTAGCAGTGTGGAAGGCACTGGGATGGGTTTATCCATCTCACGAAGTATTGCCCGCAGCCATGGCGGCGATATTAAGTTATCTAATCATCCCGACGGTGGTTTGGTAGTGGATGTAGTGATGATGAGTATTGTATGA
- a CDS encoding DUF2999 family protein — protein MNPILAILKENNISDEQINAVFQALTENPLAAMATVGQLGLPQDKLQLLMTQVMQNPGLIKEAVEELGLDFAKVEAAKEKLQK, from the coding sequence ATGAACCCAATTTTAGCGATATTAAAAGAAAACAATATCAGTGATGAGCAAATTAACGCTGTGTTTCAAGCGTTGACAGAAAACCCGCTGGCAGCGATGGCGACCGTTGGTCAGCTTGGTTTGCCACAAGATAAGCTGCAACTCCTTATGACGCAAGTGATGCAAAATCCTGGGCTGATTAAAGAGGCGGTTGAAGAATTAGGTTTAGATTTTGCCAAGGTAGAAGCGGCGAAAGAGAAACTCCAAAAATAG
- a CDS encoding sensor domain-containing diguanylate cyclase yields MKFGRAIVFIGGAVFLIIGFLSYLSSYQEIKRSTKETLSFRVDSFNQYLHMMAVNNLSMHDSMQSHYQLAKKGYLYSEVVEGITFFPQQNVYGLSAFDSPQYASQLLGTLTALADVDISAPHIQHEMTAVITLDEQLAAYVGDAELAIWTYYLSQHRFLYLLPKLRVRDFQITPSLYEKPFWTQVIPEVNPARKQIITPLYEDAGGEGLMVTIASPVYSDDTFLGVICVDVGIAYMRSVLTIGDAVGESVLVDEEGLLAAKAEEIHVGQVFQTTTLDSKQQWQEYADRWVYATPIEEGQLFFVHELSKSELMTSSIKASLTTWLFLIIGYLLGGFAYYMYRVSIKHKKLMRLDPLTRLYNRRGFKNIVSPIYDSLIDSEETGAFLLLDIDKFKAVNDNYGHSVGDEVIRSMAEIISSMDREGAVCSRWGGEEFLVFIPNISLNDAFNLAESIRARVETTRHSQHQLAITISIGLSISCGNKLPEWVINQADEALYRAKKNGRNRTEVFLPT; encoded by the coding sequence ATGAAATTCGGAAGAGCTATTGTGTTTATTGGGGGCGCTGTTTTTCTTATCATCGGCTTTCTGAGCTATCTCTCTTCATATCAGGAAATTAAACGCTCTACCAAAGAAACGCTGTCATTTCGTGTGGATAGTTTTAATCAGTATTTGCATATGATGGCAGTCAACAACCTCTCAATGCATGACTCTATGCAGAGCCACTATCAATTAGCGAAAAAAGGGTATCTATACAGTGAGGTTGTGGAAGGGATAACCTTTTTTCCTCAACAGAATGTCTACGGGTTATCTGCGTTCGACTCCCCCCAGTATGCGTCTCAGCTACTGGGTACACTAACCGCATTGGCTGATGTTGATATTTCTGCTCCTCATATCCAACATGAAATGACCGCTGTGATTACGCTTGATGAACAGTTGGCGGCTTACGTGGGCGACGCTGAACTCGCTATTTGGACGTACTATCTTTCTCAGCATCGTTTTCTTTACTTACTGCCAAAATTGCGAGTGCGTGATTTTCAGATTACGCCAAGCCTTTATGAGAAACCGTTTTGGACCCAAGTCATCCCTGAAGTTAATCCCGCAAGGAAACAGATAATCACCCCACTTTACGAAGACGCGGGTGGAGAAGGCTTAATGGTGACAATTGCTAGTCCGGTGTATTCAGACGATACGTTCTTAGGGGTGATCTGTGTCGACGTGGGGATTGCGTACATGCGTTCAGTACTGACCATTGGTGACGCAGTGGGAGAATCGGTGTTAGTTGATGAAGAAGGGCTTTTAGCTGCAAAAGCGGAAGAGATTCATGTTGGCCAAGTGTTTCAAACTACCACTCTGGACAGTAAGCAACAGTGGCAAGAATATGCTGATCGTTGGGTTTATGCGACACCTATTGAAGAGGGACAGCTGTTTTTTGTACATGAGTTATCGAAGTCAGAATTAATGACAAGTTCAATCAAAGCGTCGTTAACCACGTGGTTGTTTTTAATTATTGGTTATTTGTTGGGCGGCTTTGCTTATTACATGTATCGGGTGTCTATCAAGCATAAGAAACTGATGCGACTCGACCCGCTTACTCGACTGTATAATCGACGAGGTTTTAAAAATATCGTTTCTCCTATTTATGATAGCTTGATAGATAGCGAGGAAACAGGCGCTTTTTTATTGCTGGATATTGATAAGTTTAAAGCGGTCAATGATAACTATGGACACAGTGTGGGTGACGAGGTTATTCGTTCTATGGCTGAAATAATCAGCTCAATGGATCGTGAAGGTGCAGTGTGTAGCCGATGGGGTGGGGAAGAGTTTTTAGTCTTCATTCCGAATATCAGCCTAAATGATGCATTCAATCTTGCCGAGTCTATTCGTGCACGGGTAGAGACAACCCGCCATAGCCAACATCAACTTGCGATAACTATCAGTATAGGGCTATCGATCAGTTGCGGTAATAAACTGCCAGAATGGGTGATCAATCAAGCTGATGAAGCATTATATCGCGCGAAAAAGAACGGGCGGAATCGTACAGAGGTCTTTCTGCCGACGTAA
- a CDS encoding CueP family metal-binding protein, whose protein sequence is MKNLVKSLAMLTVVVPLFAAVQASAMTAEAFSQLSPQAALKQSHQWHRTGEASVKVLPNVLEAQLPNGEQVSIPLDDAFLLSIAPFVTQTHPCTYHVPTGCQGEMVAETMQLSIVDQTTGKVIREETVTTQKDGFIDIWMPRDGEYEFTLRQGDRVASEVLSTKGDSRTCITTMQLVAI, encoded by the coding sequence ATGAAAAATTTAGTGAAATCGCTAGCAATGTTAACCGTGGTTGTGCCGCTATTTGCTGCCGTTCAGGCATCGGCGATGACGGCGGAAGCGTTCAGCCAATTATCGCCACAAGCGGCATTAAAGCAATCTCATCAATGGCATAGAACAGGTGAAGCCAGCGTAAAGGTACTGCCGAATGTGTTGGAAGCGCAATTGCCGAATGGTGAGCAAGTTTCAATCCCGCTCGACGATGCGTTTTTGCTGTCGATCGCCCCATTTGTGACTCAAACACACCCTTGTACCTACCACGTGCCGACGGGTTGCCAAGGTGAGATGGTCGCTGAAACCATGCAGTTATCTATTGTTGATCAGACAACCGGTAAGGTCATTCGCGAAGAGACAGTGACAACGCAGAAAGATGGCTTTATCGACATCTGGATGCCAAGGGACGGCGAATATGAATTTACGCTTCGACAAGGAGATCGTGTTGCGTCTGAGGTACTCAGTACTAAGGGAGATAGCAGGACGTGCATTACAACGATGCAGCTCGTTGCGATCTAG
- a CDS encoding GFA family protein — protein sequence MSKSYHGSCLCGAVTFKVSGFSKKAAHCHCTMCRKFHGAAFGTLVEVHGLTWLSGKAQLKEFTAPSNGAIRSFCQHCGSSIGFRCKGQPLEEMELAIATFDEPIPVTIDANIYTQYKANWHEILEDVPQHPEGRDS from the coding sequence ATGAGCAAATCCTACCATGGCAGTTGCCTGTGTGGCGCAGTAACGTTTAAGGTTTCAGGCTTTAGTAAAAAGGCCGCACATTGCCACTGCACCATGTGTCGAAAATTCCACGGCGCAGCGTTCGGCACTTTGGTCGAAGTGCATGGCCTAACATGGCTTAGCGGTAAAGCGCAGCTAAAAGAGTTCACCGCGCCCAGTAATGGTGCCATTCGCTCCTTTTGCCAACACTGTGGCAGCAGTATTGGTTTTCGTTGCAAAGGACAACCACTTGAGGAGATGGAGCTGGCTATCGCCACCTTTGATGAGCCTATACCTGTCACAATAGATGCTAATATCTACACTCAATACAAGGCAAATTGGCACGAAATATTAGAGGATGTTCCTCAGCATCCTGAAGGAAGGGACAGTTAA
- a CDS encoding multidrug effflux MFS transporter, which translates to MPKPFHKRPILLACLIISIGQLSMGLIFPALPGIAHDFNVSLDEAQLLVAIYLLGFGPSQFIYGPISDALGRKKVLLTGLLLALAGLCLVIASKESLYGMVAGRFIQGLGTGCCAVLARASTRDSYSGEQLPTALSYLAMVASITPMFAPVIGGLINHHLGWPMVFVTLLSYVALAWCAISMLFKETMTKRSRVPNPKKIVSQYGQLLRSRYFVSFASISWLNFSLVVTLISVMPFIMQNQIGMTSDEYALWAIIPALGMFLGTALTSRLRPMIGIKKMLLCTPMLHALAAIWLCLAPLEPLAMMFGQLIMVIGNGIALPCSQAMVMQPFQHQAGAAAALAGGGQMIISSFVSMALVQLGISQSWHLGLVIGVFACITLTNILRGFNAPKPEFS; encoded by the coding sequence ATGCCTAAGCCGTTTCATAAACGCCCCATTCTACTCGCTTGTTTGATCATCAGTATTGGTCAGCTCAGCATGGGGCTTATCTTCCCTGCGCTGCCCGGCATTGCCCATGATTTCAATGTCAGCTTGGATGAGGCTCAACTCTTGGTCGCCATCTATCTATTAGGTTTTGGGCCATCTCAATTTATCTATGGCCCGATATCTGATGCACTAGGACGTAAGAAAGTATTGCTTACCGGTTTGCTGCTCGCACTGGCTGGTCTCTGCCTCGTGATAGCGTCGAAAGAGAGTCTGTATGGCATGGTCGCTGGACGCTTCATCCAAGGTTTAGGCACCGGCTGTTGCGCCGTACTCGCGCGTGCGTCTACCCGCGATAGTTATTCAGGAGAGCAGTTGCCTACTGCGCTCTCCTATCTCGCCATGGTTGCCTCCATCACCCCCATGTTTGCTCCGGTAATAGGTGGTTTGATCAATCACCATCTCGGTTGGCCTATGGTCTTTGTTACCCTACTGAGCTATGTCGCCTTAGCTTGGTGTGCAATTTCAATGCTGTTTAAAGAGACGATGACCAAGCGCAGTCGCGTACCTAATCCAAAGAAAATCGTCAGCCAATATGGCCAACTGCTGCGCTCACGCTACTTTGTCAGCTTCGCGAGTATCAGTTGGCTAAACTTCAGTTTGGTGGTCACCCTTATCTCAGTCATGCCGTTTATCATGCAAAACCAGATTGGCATGACCTCGGATGAATATGCCTTGTGGGCGATTATTCCTGCGCTTGGCATGTTCCTCGGCACCGCTTTAACCAGCCGTTTACGCCCGATGATTGGTATAAAGAAAATGCTGTTGTGTACCCCGATGCTGCACGCGTTAGCTGCCATCTGGTTATGTTTAGCGCCATTAGAGCCCTTAGCCATGATGTTTGGCCAACTGATCATGGTGATAGGTAATGGCATTGCCTTACCCTGCTCGCAAGCCATGGTGATGCAGCCTTTTCAGCATCAAGCGGGTGCTGCTGCCGCATTGGCTGGCGGCGGGCAGATGATCATCTCTTCATTCGTCAGTATGGCTTTAGTGCAACTTGGCATTAGCCAGTCTTGGCATCTCGGTTTGGTCATCGGTGTTTTTGCTTGCATCACGCTAACCAACATCTTACGCGGATTTAATGCCCCTAAGCCTGAGTTTTCCTAA
- a CDS encoding ABC transporter substrate-binding protein — translation MKKQILAAILALPLSVQAGNGGESKHVPVDAQDSVELLHWWTSKGEAAALEVMLEAFADSPIKLISDPVIGGGGAAAKSILQARAIAGNLPHMAQMEGPAIQAWAKLGFLHDIDDQALNREWDSQLFPLVREIHQYQGHYVAAPVTIHRLNWMWVNTQVLARYNLPVPRDWPTLIDVLRRLQAKGLDPIAIGDDQWQVVQIFENIAFGVGGSEYYHKAFIELDPEALNSDETKQTLARFREISRIAQATLSPSRWEEATERLYQGEHAFQFTGDWALGELLALNNGYPEHIECVPFPTTERGFIYNMDSFTFFNTLSTSAKAVDTASSVLADTDFLYNFNKVKGSIPAQANVSLEGMTHCQQQAAKDFQTAMKSDASTPSLSNSMALSPIVQNAVSSELYRFFSDPEMSADSLIIHLGAIADGVGR, via the coding sequence ATGAAGAAACAAATTTTAGCAGCCATATTGGCACTGCCGCTCTCCGTTCAGGCAGGCAATGGTGGAGAAAGCAAACATGTTCCCGTTGACGCACAAGATAGCGTTGAGTTGCTGCATTGGTGGACATCGAAGGGTGAGGCAGCGGCGCTTGAAGTGATGCTTGAAGCGTTTGCAGATTCGCCCATCAAGCTGATTAGTGATCCGGTGATTGGTGGTGGTGGTGCCGCCGCCAAGTCGATTTTGCAGGCGCGCGCTATCGCAGGTAACTTGCCCCATATGGCGCAAATGGAAGGGCCAGCCATTCAAGCGTGGGCGAAACTCGGTTTTCTCCACGATATTGACGATCAGGCGTTAAATCGGGAATGGGATAGTCAACTGTTTCCCTTGGTACGCGAGATTCATCAATATCAAGGGCACTATGTCGCAGCGCCAGTGACCATTCATCGCCTTAACTGGATGTGGGTGAATACGCAGGTGCTAGCGCGCTATAACTTACCGGTGCCGCGGGATTGGCCGACACTGATCGATGTGCTGCGTCGTTTGCAAGCCAAAGGTCTTGATCCCATCGCGATCGGCGATGACCAATGGCAGGTGGTGCAGATCTTTGAAAATATCGCTTTTGGCGTCGGCGGCAGTGAGTACTACCACAAAGCCTTTATTGAGCTAGATCCTGAAGCGCTTAACAGTGATGAAACTAAACAGACATTGGCACGTTTTCGTGAAATCAGCCGTATAGCCCAAGCGACACTATCACCCAGCCGTTGGGAAGAGGCAACAGAGCGCTTATATCAGGGCGAGCATGCTTTTCAATTCACGGGTGATTGGGCATTAGGCGAATTGTTGGCACTGAATAATGGCTATCCAGAGCACATTGAGTGCGTGCCTTTCCCTACCACTGAGCGTGGCTTTATCTACAACATGGACAGCTTCACCTTCTTCAATACCTTGAGTACATCCGCAAAAGCGGTGGATACAGCGTCGTCGGTGTTGGCGGATACGGACTTTCTCTACAACTTTAATAAAGTGAAAGGCTCGATTCCTGCGCAGGCTAATGTCTCATTAGAAGGGATGACGCATTGCCAGCAGCAAGCGGCAAAAGATTTTCAAACGGCGATGAAGAGTGATGCCAGTACACCGAGTTTGAGCAACTCAATGGCCTTGAGTCCGATCGTGCAAAATGCGGTTTCGAGCGAACTCTATCGTTTCTTTTCCGATCCTGAAATGAGTGCAGACTCGCTCATCATCCATCTAGGCGCTATCGCCGATGGGGTAGGAAGATAG
- a CDS encoding carboxymuconolactone decarboxylase family protein: MQNTRYTRGLKALKEIDGDAGQRVIDSLADICPDLAQYTIEYPFGDIYSRSGLDLKSREIATVAALTSLGNCQPQLKVHLHAALNVGCTEDELKEVILQMSVYAGFPAALNGMFALKEVLSEHKSQ; encoded by the coding sequence ATGCAAAATACACGATATACCCGGGGACTTAAGGCTCTGAAAGAGATTGATGGTGACGCCGGGCAACGCGTCATCGATAGCCTCGCCGATATCTGCCCAGATCTCGCCCAATACACCATCGAATATCCTTTTGGAGATATCTATTCCCGCTCAGGTTTAGACCTAAAATCTCGCGAGATTGCCACTGTCGCCGCACTCACGTCATTGGGTAACTGTCAGCCTCAACTCAAGGTTCACCTGCATGCTGCACTCAATGTCGGATGCACCGAAGACGAGCTTAAAGAAGTGATTTTACAAATGTCGGTCTATGCAGGTTTTCCCGCGGCATTAAATGGCATGTTTGCGCTAAAAGAGGTGTTGTCGGAACATAAAAGCCAATAA
- a CDS encoding response regulator, whose protein sequence is MTQENKTLLVVDDNQEILDALSEYLGKSGFDVMTARNGDEMWQQLQNCTPALVILDIMLPGDDGLTLCRKLRHISHVPIIMLTAVTDDADRIAGLEIGADDYITKSFNPRELLARIKALLRRSQYGSEGGPQRKLRFEAWTFDSLKRQLIHDDGYRIALSGADFSLLTLMVHNPNKLLSRDDISMALWGREADPFERGIDVQISRLRKHLRDDDRSLIMTVRNKGYMMVIESLTEV, encoded by the coding sequence ATGACGCAAGAGAACAAAACGCTGTTGGTGGTCGATGATAATCAGGAGATCCTCGATGCACTCAGTGAATACCTAGGCAAGTCGGGGTTTGACGTCATGACGGCAAGAAATGGCGATGAAATGTGGCAGCAACTGCAAAACTGCACACCGGCTTTAGTGATTCTCGATATCATGCTACCCGGCGATGATGGCTTGACGCTGTGCCGCAAGTTACGTCATATCTCCCATGTCCCCATTATAATGCTGACGGCCGTGACTGACGATGCGGATCGTATTGCGGGTTTAGAGATTGGTGCGGATGATTACATCACCAAATCGTTTAATCCGCGAGAGCTATTGGCGCGCATTAAAGCCTTGCTGCGCCGCAGCCAGTATGGCAGTGAAGGCGGGCCGCAGCGCAAATTGCGTTTTGAGGCGTGGACGTTTGATTCTCTGAAGCGGCAGTTGATTCATGATGACGGATACCGTATCGCGCTTTCTGGTGCTGATTTCTCTTTACTCACCTTGATGGTTCACAATCCGAATAAGCTACTCAGCCGCGATGATATTTCCATGGCCTTGTGGGGGCGTGAAGCAGACCCGTTTGAACGAGGCATTGATGTGCAAATCAGCCGGCTACGCAAGCATCTGCGTGATGATGACCGTTCATTGATCATGACAGTACGAAACAAGGGCTACATGATGGTGATTGAATCACTGACAGAAGTGTGA